The following proteins are encoded in a genomic region of Candidatus Methylospira mobilis:
- the lspA gene encoding signal peptidase II yields MLKWLWLAVLVVVLDQLSKRMVDGSMQLYQTIELLPFFQFTYLRNHGAAFSFLSDAGGWQRWFFIALSVAASIGISVWLKKLNAGRQREAIAWSLVLGGALGNLIDRVAYGYVIDFLDVFYQNWHWPAFNVADSAITVGVMYLLYDGFVTSRRGSVVA; encoded by the coding sequence ATGTTGAAATGGCTTTGGCTGGCTGTGCTGGTGGTGGTGCTGGATCAACTCAGCAAACGGATGGTGGACGGCAGCATGCAGCTCTATCAAACGATAGAACTGCTGCCTTTTTTTCAATTTACCTATTTGCGCAACCATGGCGCCGCATTCAGTTTTCTCAGTGATGCGGGCGGCTGGCAGCGCTGGTTTTTCATCGCGCTTTCTGTTGCTGCCAGCATAGGCATATCCGTCTGGCTGAAAAAACTCAATGCAGGGCGGCAACGTGAAGCCATAGCCTGGTCGCTGGTGCTGGGCGGCGCATTGGGCAATTTGATCGATCGCGTCGCCTACGGTTACGTCATTGACTTTCTCGACGTATTTTATCAAAACTGGCATTGGCCGGCATTCAACGTGGCCGATTCAGCGATTACCGTAGGCGTGATGTATCTGCTATATGACGGATTCGTCACTTCGCGCCGCGGCTCCGTAGTAGCGTAA
- the cmoB gene encoding tRNA 5-methoxyuridine(34)/uridine 5-oxyacetic acid(34) synthase CmoB, protein MFGGAFDYSGLLASRYPSELRPWLDVLPEQLSSVLDAKRHGEAGTWQNLLAQLPHVESAAPAFDADIVSVSAAQPVDCGQRNEIEALLRQLHPWRKGPYSIHGVHVDTEWRSDMKWRRLSGAIQPLAGKTVLDVGCGNGYHVWRMLGAGADLVVGIDPTLLSVVQFYAIKHFLGRQWPAHVLPLGIEQAPAGLAAFDSVFSMGILYHRRSPLDHLLELRGLLKPGGELVLETLVIEGEEGQVLLPENRYAQMRNVWFIPSPATLIGWLNRCGFGNPRLLDVSPTTSEEQRSTGWMRFQSLPDFLDPGNPQKTREGYPAPRRAIFLAGQA, encoded by the coding sequence ATGTTTGGCGGCGCGTTCGATTATTCCGGGTTGCTGGCATCCCGCTACCCTTCCGAATTGAGGCCGTGGCTGGATGTTCTGCCGGAGCAGCTTTCCTCCGTTCTGGATGCGAAGCGCCACGGAGAAGCCGGCACCTGGCAAAATCTGCTGGCTCAGCTGCCGCACGTCGAATCTGCCGCGCCTGCGTTCGATGCCGATATCGTATCGGTTTCTGCCGCGCAGCCTGTCGATTGCGGACAGCGTAACGAAATCGAAGCTTTATTACGGCAACTGCACCCCTGGCGCAAAGGGCCATACAGCATACACGGGGTGCATGTCGATACCGAATGGCGCTCGGATATGAAGTGGAGGCGCCTGAGCGGCGCGATACAGCCCCTGGCAGGCAAAACCGTACTTGATGTCGGCTGCGGCAACGGCTATCACGTCTGGCGTATGCTGGGCGCGGGCGCGGATCTGGTTGTCGGCATAGATCCAACGCTGCTCAGCGTAGTTCAGTTTTACGCAATCAAGCATTTTCTAGGGCGGCAATGGCCTGCGCATGTGCTGCCCCTGGGCATCGAACAGGCGCCGGCAGGCCTGGCCGCGTTCGACAGCGTATTTTCCATGGGCATACTTTATCATCGTCGCTCGCCGCTCGATCATTTGCTGGAGTTGCGCGGCTTGCTGAAACCCGGCGGCGAACTGGTGCTGGAGACGCTGGTGATCGAGGGCGAGGAAGGGCAGGTGCTACTGCCGGAAAATCGTTATGCCCAGATGCGCAATGTCTGGTTTATTCCCTCCCCCGCAACCCTGATCGGCTGGTTGAATCGCTGCGGCTTTGGTAATCCGCGTCTGCTGGACGTATCCCCGACCACAAGCGAAGAGCAGCGCAGCACTGGCTGGATGCGTTTTCAATCATTGCCGGATTTTCTCGATCCGGGTAATCCTCAAAAAACCCGTGAAGGCTATCCCGCGCCCAGGCGAGCAATATTCCTGGCCGGGCAAGCATAG
- a CDS encoding ANTAR domain-containing response regulator — translation MSLGVMLVDRNAERGQLLEQALADAGYRIILRTSDDSNLIADVAKHQPDVIVIDMEAPGRDTLEQMREIGRNHPKPIILFSDQRDSDYIRQAVQAGVSAYVVDGLQRERVMPIVEVAVARFAAFQTLKRELDETKIQLADRKIIEKAKGILIQKKHMNEDQAYQFLRNTAMSHNTKLVEVARMLISLER, via the coding sequence ATGAGTTTGGGCGTGATGCTGGTAGACCGCAATGCCGAACGCGGACAGCTATTGGAACAAGCGCTCGCCGATGCGGGTTACCGCATAATCCTGCGCACTAGCGACGACAGCAATCTGATTGCCGATGTCGCCAAACATCAACCCGACGTCATCGTCATCGATATGGAAGCGCCTGGCCGCGATACCCTGGAGCAAATGCGCGAAATTGGCCGCAATCATCCCAAACCCATCATACTATTTTCCGATCAGCGCGACTCGGATTACATTAGACAGGCGGTACAGGCGGGCGTCAGCGCCTATGTAGTAGACGGTTTGCAACGCGAACGGGTCATGCCCATCGTTGAAGTCGCCGTCGCCCGCTTCGCTGCATTCCAAACCCTCAAGCGCGAACTGGACGAAACCAAAATCCAGCTCGCCGACCGCAAGATCATCGAAAAGGCCAAAGGCATATTAATACAGAAAAAGCATATGAACGAAGATCAGGCGTATCAGTTTTTGCGCAATACCGCAATGAGCCACAACACTAAACTTGTAGAAGTCGCGCGCATGCTTATTTCATTGGAACGCTAG
- a CDS encoding alginate export family protein codes for MEYRIRHDKCFMSLYLAAMARYIWTLASSCPEIRWLDAFFSRTRAAFGPNANSDFREKTMTYLSQQFLKTAAGNYCRLDNKQIPIRYLKKFAATVTACLFLGYIPTACIADENLLPFPTEFNLGDETRLKLEMNERIRGEFADWFGNQQANGKVTPKEYSYNFVGNKFQLGARLTNSFSESFAQLQDTLVAALPTNGLGVGAAYYQNRPPETTQNSVFLRQGWSKLKYNGFFLSGGRQLYSDGAQGTARNTSLKWIQDTRIAQRLIGPFDYTHTGRSFDGGALGYSSDSIEVSGFGFVPTWGGFETDGMPEISGVDVAGASLNLRDTGFLPNVLARLSYYYYGDNRNIAAVDNSIAATQANGLPINIHTLGGSIAHVIRIGPGNLDGMLYAFGQVGKWRALNQAAWAYGAEFGYQFMDVWASPWLRVGVNSGSGDSNPHDNTHGTFFQMLPTAWLYAQFPFYNMMNNQDVFVQAVLKPHPMITTRIDFHSLSVNASSDLVYSGSGATNNTLFGYSGMKTGGYLDLAYLAHASVNFKPLDFLQFNAFYAHAFGQSILSANYAGNQGNYAFLEAVVSF; via the coding sequence ATGGAATATCGTATACGGCATGATAAGTGCTTTATGAGTTTATACCTTGCAGCGATGGCAAGGTATATTTGGACATTGGCGTCCAGCTGCCCTGAGATCAGGTGGCTAGACGCCTTTTTTTCTCGAACCCGGGCAGCTTTCGGACCGAACGCAAACTCCGACTTTCGAGAAAAAACCATGACATATCTCTCCCAGCAGTTTTTAAAGACCGCCGCCGGTAATTATTGCCGGCTCGACAATAAACAAATACCCATCCGCTACCTCAAAAAATTCGCCGCTACGGTAACCGCCTGTCTTTTTCTTGGTTACATACCAACCGCCTGCATCGCCGACGAGAACCTATTGCCATTTCCAACCGAATTCAATCTGGGTGATGAAACCAGGCTCAAACTTGAAATGAATGAGCGAATACGTGGCGAATTTGCTGATTGGTTCGGAAATCAGCAGGCCAATGGGAAGGTGACTCCAAAAGAATATTCCTATAATTTTGTCGGCAACAAATTCCAGTTGGGTGCGCGATTGACCAACAGCTTCTCAGAAAGCTTTGCTCAACTGCAGGACACCCTGGTTGCCGCATTGCCCACTAACGGTTTAGGCGTCGGGGCGGCTTATTATCAAAACAGGCCACCCGAAACCACGCAAAACTCGGTATTCTTAAGACAGGGGTGGTCAAAATTAAAATACAACGGCTTCTTCCTCTCCGGAGGGCGTCAACTCTACTCCGACGGCGCACAAGGAACTGCCAGGAACACAAGCCTCAAGTGGATACAGGATACGCGCATCGCTCAACGTTTGATCGGTCCCTTCGACTACACTCATACGGGAAGAAGTTTCGACGGCGGCGCGCTGGGGTACAGTTCGGATAGCATCGAAGTGTCTGGCTTCGGCTTTGTTCCTACCTGGGGCGGCTTCGAAACCGACGGCATGCCTGAAATCAGCGGCGTCGATGTAGCGGGCGCCTCATTAAACCTGCGCGATACCGGTTTCCTGCCGAATGTGCTGGCACGCCTTTCATACTATTATTACGGCGACAATAGAAACATAGCAGCAGTCGACAACAGTATTGCCGCTACACAAGCTAATGGTCTCCCTATCAATATTCACACCCTAGGAGGATCGATTGCACATGTCATCCGGATTGGACCCGGCAATTTAGACGGCATGCTTTATGCGTTCGGGCAAGTTGGAAAATGGCGAGCTTTGAATCAGGCCGCCTGGGCTTATGGCGCCGAATTCGGCTATCAATTCATGGATGTATGGGCCAGTCCCTGGCTGCGTGTAGGCGTCAATAGCGGATCTGGCGATTCGAATCCCCACGACAACACACATGGGACTTTTTTTCAAATGCTTCCAACGGCTTGGCTGTATGCTCAGTTCCCATTTTACAACATGATGAATAATCAGGATGTTTTTGTTCAAGCCGTTCTAAAACCGCATCCTATGATCACCACTCGCATAGATTTCCACTCTCTCAGTGTAAATGCCAGTAGCGACCTGGTCTATTCGGGTAGCGGTGCGACCAATAATACGCTATTCGGCTATTCAGGCATGAAAACCGGAGGATACCTCGACCTTGCCTATCTGGCTCACGCGTCTGTAAATTTTAAGCCTCTGGATTTTTTACAGTTTAATGCCTTTTACGCACACGCGTTCGGGCAAAGCATCCTAAGCGCAAACTACGCCGGCAATCAGGGCAACTATGCATTTTTGGAGGCCGTTGTTTCATTTTAA
- a CDS encoding glycosyltransferase family 2 protein → MPSLSAILITKNEGHNLNDCLASLADIADEIIIVDSNSNDDTLAIAQRYGAIVSQPEDWPGFGTQKNRALDLATSEWVLSLDADERLTPELRIEIRHALAYANENTCFAIPRLSWYCGRYMKHSGWYPDYVARLFKRGTARFSDHLVHERLIAQGKAGKLRNALLHECFHTVEEVLDKINRYSSAGAEQRYQQGHRSSLTKAVFHGLWTFFRTYFIKAGFLDGREGFILAVSNAEGVYYRYLKLMYLEDPRYSARISATKSHTAN, encoded by the coding sequence ATGCCTTCACTGTCTGCCATTTTAATCACTAAAAATGAAGGGCATAATCTGAACGATTGCCTTGCTTCATTAGCCGACATTGCCGATGAAATCATTATTGTTGACAGCAACAGCAACGATGATACGCTTGCCATCGCCCAGCGCTATGGCGCCATCGTCTCCCAGCCCGAGGATTGGCCGGGATTCGGCACCCAGAAAAACCGGGCATTGGATCTCGCCACCAGCGAATGGGTGTTATCGCTGGATGCCGATGAACGGCTTACGCCTGAGCTCAGAATTGAAATCCGGCACGCGTTAGCCTACGCCAACGAAAACACCTGTTTCGCGATACCCCGTTTATCCTGGTATTGCGGACGCTATATGAAGCATTCCGGCTGGTATCCCGACTATGTCGCGCGTCTGTTCAAACGCGGTACGGCGCGCTTTTCCGATCACCTCGTTCATGAGCGCCTGATCGCGCAAGGCAAGGCAGGAAAGCTACGGAACGCTTTACTGCATGAATGCTTCCACACTGTGGAAGAAGTACTTGATAAAATCAACCGTTATTCCAGCGCAGGCGCCGAGCAGCGTTACCAGCAAGGTCATCGCAGCAGTTTGACCAAAGCCGTATTCCACGGCTTATGGACTTTTTTCCGTACTTATTTTATCAAAGCCGGGTTCCTGGATGGGCGGGAAGGTTTCATCCTGGCGGTTTCGAATGCGGAGGGCGTGTATTATCGCTACCTCAAGCTGATGTATTTAGAAGACCCTCGTTATTCGGCGCGCATATCAGCCACTAAATCGCATACTGCCAACTAG
- a CDS encoding nitrate reductase, with amino-acid sequence MTTTNALPIKTTCPYCGVGCGVVIEYDSANNIRVKGDPEHPANLGRLCSKGSALAETLGLDGRLLAPEIAGIPASWDQALDHVAAQFRNTIAEHGPDSVAFYVSGQLLTEDYYVANKLMKGYIGSGNIDTNSRLCMSSSVAGHKRAFGEDIVPGCYQDFEMAELIVLVGSNLAWCHPVLFQRIAAAKQNNPRLKVVSIDPRRTASCDIADLHLALKPGTDVLLFNGLLHALRKHGQLDFAYLEQHVSGFAAALDAAKVTGASLPETASACGLKEEDLSRFYHWFGRTEKTVTAWSQGVNQSSSGSDKVNAIINVHLATGRIGKPGMGPFSLTGQPNAMGGREVGGLANQLAAHMDFDSPGHWDIVSTFWKAPNLARRPGFKAVDLFNAVADGRIKALWIIATNPVVSLPDVRHVRRALGACPFVVVSDCEDNTDLKAYAHVRLPALGWGEKDGTVTNSERRISRQRSFLPAPGEARPDWWALTQVAHRMGFEQAFAYQHPQQIFVEFARLSGYRNDGMRLFNLSGLQNLDVPAYNTLQPIQWPIKQPNGRGCRRLFHDGLFSHDDSKARMLGLTPQPAGNPTCAAFPFVLNTGRIRDQWHTMTRTARSPRLNQHMSEPYAELHPDDAEHAGLKDGELAHLKSRWGDALARVRVSADQQRGSVFMPMHWSDRFARHGLVNALVNPVVDPASGEPEFKHTPVSIEVYRPAWHGFAIAREALSIDAAEYCAQQRGDGYFLYELAGNTLIADTAGWAKPAFCRTGHEYLEYADMTAGRYRCATLHNNILMACLFISCGRQLPDRAWLIGLLTTETTLTSTARMAVLAGKSPVAREDPGRIVCACYSIGANTLSKAIREFGYSSTEQLGQALNAGTGCGSCLPELRTLLENTRRSL; translated from the coding sequence ATGACGACGACTAACGCTCTTCCGATTAAAACAACCTGCCCTTATTGCGGCGTAGGCTGCGGCGTCGTAATCGAATATGACTCCGCCAATAATATACGCGTAAAAGGCGACCCGGAGCATCCGGCCAATTTGGGGCGTCTGTGCTCTAAAGGATCGGCGCTTGCGGAGACACTGGGACTGGACGGCCGCTTGCTTGCTCCTGAAATCGCTGGAATACCGGCCAGCTGGGATCAGGCGCTGGATCATGTCGCCGCGCAATTCAGGAACACGATCGCCGAACATGGGCCGGATTCCGTCGCTTTCTATGTATCCGGACAATTGCTGACCGAAGATTACTATGTCGCCAACAAACTGATGAAAGGCTACATCGGTTCCGGCAATATCGATACCAACTCCAGATTATGCATGTCGTCTTCGGTAGCCGGACACAAGCGCGCATTCGGTGAAGACATCGTTCCCGGCTGTTACCAGGACTTCGAAATGGCCGAGCTGATCGTACTGGTCGGATCGAATCTGGCATGGTGCCATCCGGTTTTATTCCAGCGCATTGCTGCCGCGAAGCAAAACAACCCCCGCCTGAAAGTCGTCAGTATCGATCCGCGCCGTACTGCAAGCTGCGATATTGCCGACCTTCATCTGGCATTGAAACCCGGCACCGATGTCTTACTGTTCAATGGGTTGCTGCATGCTTTGCGTAAACACGGCCAGCTCGATTTCGCTTATCTGGAACAACATGTTTCGGGGTTTGCCGCCGCGCTGGACGCAGCTAAAGTCACCGGCGCCTCTCTACCGGAAACAGCCTCGGCCTGCGGCCTGAAAGAAGAAGATTTGTCCAGGTTTTATCATTGGTTCGGCCGTACCGAAAAAACGGTCACGGCCTGGTCCCAAGGCGTCAACCAATCGTCCAGCGGCAGCGACAAGGTCAACGCCATCATCAATGTGCATCTGGCCACCGGACGCATCGGCAAACCCGGCATGGGGCCGTTCTCGCTGACCGGCCAACCCAACGCGATGGGCGGACGCGAGGTTGGAGGGCTCGCCAACCAATTGGCCGCACATATGGATTTCGATAGTCCCGGTCATTGGGATATAGTCAGCACGTTCTGGAAAGCGCCCAATCTCGCCAGGCGGCCGGGATTTAAAGCGGTCGATCTATTCAACGCGGTGGCCGATGGGCGCATTAAGGCGTTATGGATCATCGCAACCAACCCGGTCGTGAGTCTGCCCGATGTGAGGCATGTGCGCCGGGCGCTCGGCGCATGCCCATTCGTTGTCGTATCCGACTGCGAAGACAACACCGACCTCAAAGCGTACGCCCATGTCCGTTTGCCTGCGCTGGGCTGGGGCGAAAAAGACGGCACCGTAACCAACTCCGAGCGCCGCATTTCGAGACAACGCTCTTTTCTGCCTGCGCCTGGCGAAGCAAGGCCGGACTGGTGGGCGCTGACCCAGGTTGCTCATCGCATGGGTTTCGAGCAAGCCTTTGCTTATCAACATCCTCAGCAGATTTTCGTCGAATTTGCCCGGTTATCAGGCTACCGCAACGACGGGATGCGCTTGTTCAATCTGTCCGGTTTACAAAACCTCGACGTACCGGCTTACAACACGTTGCAGCCGATTCAATGGCCTATAAAACAGCCAAACGGTCGTGGCTGCCGGCGTTTGTTTCACGACGGACTTTTCAGTCACGACGACAGCAAAGCGCGCATGCTCGGGCTTACTCCGCAACCGGCAGGCAATCCGACCTGCGCCGCTTTTCCCTTTGTTTTGAATACGGGCCGAATTCGCGACCAGTGGCATACCATGACCAGGACCGCGCGCAGCCCTCGTCTTAATCAACACATGAGCGAACCTTATGCAGAACTTCACCCGGATGATGCCGAGCATGCAGGCTTGAAAGACGGGGAACTTGCACATTTGAAAAGCCGTTGGGGCGATGCTCTGGCGCGCGTCAGGGTCAGCGCCGATCAGCAACGTGGATCGGTATTCATGCCCATGCACTGGAGCGACCGGTTTGCCCGCCATGGACTGGTTAATGCACTGGTCAATCCGGTTGTGGACCCGGCTTCCGGAGAGCCGGAGTTCAAACATACGCCGGTATCCATCGAAGTCTACCGTCCCGCCTGGCACGGGTTCGCGATCGCCCGCGAAGCGCTCAGCATCGACGCAGCCGAGTATTGCGCGCAACAACGCGGCGACGGCTACTTTCTGTACGAACTGGCCGGAAATACTCTAATCGCGGATACTGCCGGGTGGGCAAAACCGGCGTTTTGCCGCACCGGGCATGAATACCTGGAGTACGCCGATATGACTGCCGGCCGTTACCGCTGCGCAACACTGCATAATAATATACTGATGGCATGCTTGTTTATCAGTTGCGGACGCCAGTTACCGGACCGGGCCTGGCTCATCGGCTTGTTAACAACCGAAACCACGCTGACATCTACGGCTCGCATGGCGGTATTGGCCGGAAAATCGCCTGTGGCGCGTGAAGACCCCGGCCGGATAGTCTGCGCCTGCTATAGTATCGGCGCCAATACCTTGAGCAAAGCCATCCGTGAATTCGGTTATTCCAGCACCGAACAATTGGGGCAAGCCCTAAATGCCGGCACGGGCTGCGGCTCCTGTCTACCGGAATTGCGTACGCTGTTGGAGAACACGAGGAGGTCGCTATGA
- the amoC gene encoding bacterial ammonia monooxygenase, subunit AmoC: MAATTIDGVAANDKPILDIKWLAFAFTIYTVFYMWVRWYEGVYGWSAGLDSFAPEFETYWMNFLYIEIVAEISTASLLWGYIWKTRDRNLAAITPREELRRNMTHVVWVFAYAWAIYWGASYFTEQDGTWHQTIVRDTDFTPSHIIEFYLSYPIYIITGFASFLYAKTRLPYFATDLSLPYLVTVVGPFMILPNVGLNEWGHTFWFMEELFVAPLHYGFVFFGWMALSIMGVLTQIFNSFNNLIGKQLCEAVDQGLISK, from the coding sequence ATGGCTGCAACGACAATTGATGGCGTAGCTGCAAACGACAAGCCGATTCTTGATATCAAGTGGCTGGCATTTGCATTTACAATCTACACCGTGTTTTACATGTGGGTACGCTGGTACGAAGGCGTCTATGGCTGGTCAGCCGGTCTGGACTCATTTGCACCGGAATTCGAAACCTACTGGATGAACTTCCTGTACATCGAAATCGTGGCTGAAATCAGCACCGCATCGCTGCTGTGGGGCTACATCTGGAAAACCCGCGATCGCAACCTGGCTGCGATCACCCCGCGCGAAGAACTGCGCCGCAACATGACCCACGTGGTATGGGTATTTGCGTACGCATGGGCCATCTACTGGGGCGCCAGCTACTTCACCGAGCAGGACGGCACCTGGCATCAGACGATCGTGCGCGACACCGACTTCACCCCGTCGCACATCATCGAGTTCTACCTGAGCTACCCGATCTACATCATCACCGGCTTTGCATCGTTCCTGTACGCCAAGACCCGTCTGCCGTACTTTGCGACGGACCTGTCCCTGCCGTACCTGGTCACCGTAGTCGGTCCGTTCATGATCCTGCCGAACGTAGGTCTGAACGAATGGGGTCACACCTTCTGGTTCATGGAAGAGTTGTTCGTAGCGCCGCTGCACTACGGCTTCGTATTCTTCGGCTGGATGGCGCTGTCGATAATGGGCGTACTGACCCAGATATTCAACAGCTTCAACAACCTGATCGGCAAACAGCTGTGCGAAGCAGTTGATCAGGGTTTGATTTCAAAATAA
- the amoB gene encoding bacterial ammonia monooxygenase, subunit AmoB, translating to MKQIRTRIANWSLLGLLLAVAATSLYAPSASAHGEKSQAAFMRMRTIHWFDLKWSKEKVAVNEDVEITGKFHVFEGWPETVAEPDVAFLNIGIPGPVFIRKESYIGGQLVPRSVRLEIGKTYEFRVVLRARRPGDWHVHTMMSVQGGGPIIGPGKWISIEGGSFSDFKNPVTTLTGQTVDLEVYQESNIAFWHIFWAVFGLAWILYWVRRPVFLPRLLLVDAGRADEIVTPLDRKVGAAFAAATILIVVVAMSSANGKYPITIPLQAGTMRGIKPIDLPKPTVSVKVEDATYRVPGRAMRMKLTITNSGNSPIRLGEFYTASVRFLDSDVYRDTTGYPEDLLAEDGLTVSDNSPIAPGESRTVEVQASDAAWEVYRLADIIYDPDSRFAGLLFFFDASGTRQIVQIDAPLIPSFI from the coding sequence ATGAAACAAATCAGAACCCGGATCGCCAACTGGTCCCTGCTGGGCCTGTTGCTGGCGGTTGCAGCCACCAGCCTGTACGCGCCGAGCGCCTCTGCCCACGGAGAAAAATCCCAGGCAGCGTTCATGCGTATGCGCACCATCCACTGGTTTGACCTGAAATGGTCAAAAGAAAAAGTGGCGGTCAACGAAGACGTGGAAATCACTGGTAAATTCCACGTATTCGAAGGCTGGCCTGAAACCGTAGCCGAACCCGATGTCGCGTTCCTGAACATCGGTATCCCCGGCCCGGTCTTCATCCGCAAGGAGTCGTACATCGGCGGTCAGCTGGTGCCGCGTTCCGTACGTCTTGAAATTGGCAAGACCTACGAATTCCGCGTCGTACTGAGAGCGCGTCGTCCTGGCGACTGGCACGTCCACACCATGATGAGCGTCCAGGGCGGCGGTCCGATCATCGGGCCGGGTAAATGGATCTCCATCGAAGGCGGTTCCTTCTCCGACTTCAAGAATCCTGTAACCACGCTGACCGGTCAGACCGTAGACCTCGAAGTTTACCAGGAAAGCAACATTGCATTCTGGCACATCTTCTGGGCGGTATTTGGCCTGGCATGGATCCTGTACTGGGTACGTCGTCCGGTATTCCTGCCGCGTCTTCTGCTGGTTGACGCAGGGCGTGCAGACGAAATCGTCACTCCGCTGGATCGTAAAGTAGGCGCAGCATTCGCCGCGGCGACCATACTGATCGTCGTCGTAGCGATGAGCAGCGCGAACGGCAAATACCCGATCACCATCCCGTTGCAGGCTGGTACGATGCGCGGTATCAAACCGATCGATCTGCCGAAGCCGACGGTATCCGTCAAGGTTGAAGATGCAACCTACCGCGTACCTGGCCGTGCAATGCGCATGAAGCTGACCATCACCAACAGCGGCAACAGCCCGATCCGTCTGGGCGAGTTCTACACCGCATCGGTACGCTTCCTGGATTCCGACGTCTACAGAGACACCACCGGCTATCCTGAAGACCTGCTGGCGGAAGACGGCCTGACCGTAAGCGACAATTCACCGATCGCTCCGGGCGAAAGCCGCACTGTAGAAGTACAGGCGTCCGACGCAGCATGGGAAGTATATCGTCTGGCCGACATCATCTACGATCCGGACAGCCGTTTCGCCGGCTTGCTGTTCTTCTTCGATGCATCGGGCACCCGTCAGATCGTACAGATCGACGCGCCTCTGATCCCATCGTTCATTTAA
- the amoA gene encoding bacterial ammonia monooxygenase, subunit AmoA → MSTLQTAVRSHAEAVSVSRTVDYLGLFIFFFVICGSYHIHAMLTMGDWDFWIDWKDRRLWVTVVPIVLVTFPAAVQSWMWERLRLPWGATVCVLALLFGEWVNRYFNFWGWTYFPITMCFPSQIVPGAILLDSVLLLSGSYLFTAVVGAMGWGLIFYPGNWPIIAPYHVPVEYNGMLLSVADLIGYNYVRTGTPEYIRMVEKGTLRTFGKDVAPVSAFFSAFMSILIYFIWHFVGRWFATVRFIKST, encoded by the coding sequence ATGAGCACACTACAAACTGCGGTTCGGTCACATGCCGAAGCAGTGTCAGTCTCACGTACAGTCGACTACCTGGGCCTGTTCATATTCTTCTTTGTAATTTGCGGTTCCTACCACATTCACGCCATGTTGACCATGGGTGACTGGGACTTCTGGATCGACTGGAAAGATCGCCGTCTATGGGTAACCGTAGTACCGATCGTACTGGTCACTTTCCCTGCGGCGGTACAATCGTGGATGTGGGAGCGCCTGCGTCTGCCATGGGGCGCCACCGTATGCGTACTGGCGCTGCTGTTCGGCGAATGGGTCAACCGCTACTTCAACTTCTGGGGTTGGACCTACTTCCCGATCACCATGTGCTTCCCGTCGCAGATCGTACCGGGCGCCATCCTGCTCGACTCCGTACTGTTGCTGAGCGGCAGCTACCTGTTCACCGCAGTCGTAGGGGCAATGGGCTGGGGCTTGATCTTCTATCCGGGCAACTGGCCGATCATCGCACCGTACCACGTACCTGTTGAATACAACGGCATGCTGCTGTCCGTAGCCGACCTGATCGGATACAACTACGTACGTACCGGCACACCCGAGTACATCCGCATGGTGGAAAAAGGCACCCTGCGTACTTTCGGTAAAGACGTAGCGCCGGTATCAGCGTTCTTCTCAGCGTTCATGTCCATCCTGATCTACTTCATCTGGCACTTTGTAGGTCGCTGGTTTGCAACCGTCAGATTCATCAAGTCGACCTAG